The Cryptococcus decagattii chromosome 1, complete sequence genome includes a region encoding these proteins:
- a CDS encoding glutathione synthetase has product MSTTTALPQWPPALTEDHLRSLTLLSSLWSLSHGFTLLPQSPTNPPTSGIPAPLSLLPTPFPRQLYDLAVSLQPIYNALYARIALDWEFLDRVMGGSVSKVDDFQGELWRGWKSVRDQLVQQKQLGLFRNDYLLHEQEGGLGIKQVEFNTIAASFGALSQRAGELHKYLAKATRNYYDVSPHLSSPANYPTNEPLKKLAAGLAAAWKAFGDEQAVVLFVVQDGERNVFDQKWLEFELLEAHGIHSVRRTFSELSTLSLPSSSDLIIPPSSQSSPALRVAVIYYRSAYTPTDYPTEKEWATRIVLEKSTAIKCPSMALQLAGAKKIQQVLTEDGVLEDFLLGPQRPDVGFGKGAGSLTKKDVDDLRSTWIGLYPMDNSSLGQQASQLALQEPERFVLKPQREGGGNNIYRESIPPFLESLAATPVAEGEPDKKEGYILMELIQPPQKLENWLVRGGEGKPRKGEVVSELGVYGVALFGGEETLNERAGTLLRTKGRESDEGGVAIGISSIDSPLLVD; this is encoded by the exons ATGTCAACCACCACCGCGCTTCCCCAGTGGCCGCCTGCCCTCACAGAAGACCATCTCCGCTCGCTCACACTCCTCTCATCCCTGTGGTCTCTCTCACACGGCTTCACGCTCCTCCCACAATCCCCGACAAACCCACCCACATCCGGCATCCCCGCTCCCCTCTCACTGCTCCCCACCCCATTCCCGCGCCAACTCTACGACCTCGCTGTATCCCTTCAGCCGATCTACAATGCCCTCTATGCTCGTATTGCCCTTGACTGGGAGTTTCTTGATCGCGTAATGGGTGGATCGGTCAGCAAGGTTGATGATTTCCAGGGCGAGCtttggagaggatggaagagtgTGAGAGATCAGTTGGTGCAGCAGAAGCAGCTGGGATTGTTCAGGAATGATTACCTCTTGCATGAGCAGGAGGGAGGACTGGGTATCAAGCAGGTCGAGTTTAATACTATCGCTGCCAGCTTTGGCGCCCTGAGCCAAAGAGCCGGTGAGCTGCACAA GTATCTCGCCAAGGCTACTCGCAATTACTATGACGTCTCTCCTCACCTCTCCAGCCCCGCCAACTACCCTACCAACGAACCACTCAAAAAGTTGGCTGCCGGTTTGGCTGCAGCATGGAAAGCCTTTGGCGATGAACAAGCTGTAGTGCTTTTTGTCGTCCAGGATGGAGAGCGGAATGTGTTTGACCAAAAGTGGCTAGAGTTTGAGCTTTTAGAAGC TCATGGTATCCATTCTGTCCGTCGAACATTCTCCGAATTATCCActctctccctcccttcctcctccgaTCTCATCATCCCGCCGTCTTCTCAGTCTTCCCCGGCCCTACGCGTTGCTGTCATCTACTACCGCTCCGCCTACACCCCTACAGACTACCCCACCGAAAAAGAATGGGCCACCCGCATCGTCCTCGAGAAGAGCACGGCCATCAAATGCCCCAGTATGGCTCTCCAACTAGCCGGTGCAAAGAAGATCCAACAAGTACTCACTGAAGACGGTGTTCTCGAAGATTTCCTCTTGGGTCCCCAACGACCTGATGTCGGGTTCGGCAAGGGAGCGGGTAGCCTGACAAAGAAGGATGTCGATGATCTCCGTTCGACGTGGATAGGACTTTACCCGATGGACAACTCTTCCCTCGGACAACAGGCGAGCCAGCTCGCATTGCAAGAACCTGAGCGATTCGTGCTCAAACCCCAACGGGAAGGCGGTGGGAACAACATATACCGCGAATCCATCCCCCCTTTCCTCGAGTCTCTCGCTGCTACCCCTGTAGCGGAAGGCGAGCCAGACAAAAAGGAAGGCTATATTCTCATGGAACTCATCCAGCCTCCTCAAAAGCTGGAGAACTGGCTCGTCagaggaggggaaggaaaaCCCAGAAAGGGAGAGGTGGTGAGTGAGTTGGGAGTGTATGGCGTAGCGCTCTttggtggagaggagacGCTTAATGAGCGGGCGGGTACGTTGTTGAGGACTaagggaagggagagcGATGAAGGAGGTGTGGCTATCGGCATTAGCTCCATTGACAGTCCTCTGCTCGTGGATTAG